The proteins below come from a single Corylus avellana chromosome ca3, CavTom2PMs-1.0 genomic window:
- the LOC132176135 gene encoding DNA repair endonuclease UVH1 isoform X2, with protein sequence MVQFHELIIGDLLDDPNGGLVVLSSGLSLPKLISSLVLLHSSSPILPSRTVSELSADLPAHNRLSLYASNSAFFVTPRILTVDLLSRRLSPSLVSALVVPSAHSLSESSPDAFAVRLLLHRALSIFAFSDRPHSMVSAFAKAERTMKCLYVKKLHLWPRFHVNVADELERDPPVVVDVRVPMTRAMVGIQKAVLEVMDACLKEMRKTNKVDVEDLTVENGLFKSFDEIVRHQLDPIWHTLGKKTKQLVSDLKTLRKLLDYLVRYDAVTYLKYLDTLRVSESFRSVWIFAESSYKIFEYAKKRVYRFVRSDGVKLVHGQGKSVTGKKRKSKGGDKNEEEAGGASSSIAGSGLVLEEVLEEAPKWKLLREILEEIEEERQKQALSREELLVEGEADDSGIVLVACKDEHSCMQLEECILNSPQKVMREEWEKYLLSKVELRDIQTRYKKKPKDPKGFGILDGVVPITPAQNTEASNCINKLERDALMAAASEIRNQAKKDHIVGEDPQPHDGIVGHRKGKGKGKVRNKKGVANFQRHPGSENNNHIKEAARDAKVEISNSENDGEKDESNPVAAGGFCEAASHTASVDEPILRKHTTEESNSTGSRTAKPLPPVHFYALESDQPILDILKPSVIIVYHPDMTFVREIEVYKAENPSKKLKVYFLFYEDSTEVQKFEASIRRENGAFESLIRQKSMMIIPVDQDGRCLGLNSSVEPQASSSQNSITRKAGGRKEIEKEMQVIVDMREFMSSLPNVLHQKGMRIIPVTLEVGDYILSPLICVERKSIQDLFMSFTSGRLYHQVETMVRYYRIPVLLIEFSQDKSFSFQSASDIGDDVTPNSIISKLSLLALHFPRLRIIWSRSLHATAEIFATLKANQDEPDDTKAIRVGVPSEDGIVEDDVRAENYNTSAIEFLRRLPGVTDSNYRAIMEGCNSLAELALLSVERLAELMGGQKGARTLREFLDAKYPTLL encoded by the exons ATGGTCCAATTCCACGAGCTCATAATCGGAGACCTCCTGGATGACCCGAACGGCGGACTGGTGGTCCTCTCCTCCGGCCTCTCTCTCCCCAAGCTGATCTCCTCCCTCGTCCTCCTTCATTCTTCCTCCCCCATTCTCCCCTCCCGCACCGTCTCCGAACTCTCCGCCGACCTCCCCGCCCACAACCGCCTCTCCCTCTACGCCTCCAATTCTGCCTTCTTCGTCACCCCCCGCATCCTCACCGTTGACCTCCTCTCCCGCCGCCTCTCCCCCTCCCTCGTGTCCGCTCTCGTCGTCCCCTCCGCCCACTCCCTCTCCGAGTCCTCCCCCGACGCCTTCGCCGTTCGCCTCCTCCTCCACCGTGCCCTCTCCATCTTCGCCTTCTCCGACCGCCCCCACTCCATGGTCTCCGCCTTCGCCAAGGCCGAGCGCACCATGAAGTGCCTCTATGTCAAAAAGCTTCACCTCTGGCCCAGGTTCCACGTCAACGTTGCCGACGAACTCGAGAGGGACCCGCCGGTGGTTGTCGACGTTCGGGTTCCGATGACGCGGGCCATGGTGGGGATCCAGAAGGCCGTTCTGGAGGTCATGGACGCGTGTCTCAAGGAGATGCGGAAGACCAACAAGGTCGACGTGGAGGATCTCACGGTGGAGAATGGGCTGTTCAAGTCATTCGATGAGATCGTGAGGCACCAGCTCGACCCCATCTGGCATACCTTGGGGAAGAAGACCAAGCAGCTCGTTTCAGACTTGAAGACTCTGAGGAAGCTCTTGGATTATCTCGTTAG GTACGATGCAGTGACTTATTTGAAGTATTTGGATACACTGAGGGTGTCGGAGAGTTTTCGGTCGGTTTGGATATTTGCAGAGTCGAGCTATAAGATCTTTGAGTATGCAAAGAAACGGGTTTATCGTTTCGTGAGGTCTGATGGTGTGAAACTAGTACATGGGCAGGGTAAGAGTGTGACGGGCAAAAAGAGGAAATCCAAGGGGGGTGACAAGAATGAGGAAGAAG CTGGTGGTGCTTCGTCGTCCATAGCAGGTAGTGGGTTAGTTTTGGAGGAAGTCTTGGAGGAGGCACCAAAGTGGAAGTTGTTACGT GAGATTCTTGAAGAGATAGAAGAGGAAAGACAAAAGCAGGCTTTGTCAAGAGAAGAGCTTCTGGTTGAAGGTGAAGCGGATGATAGTGGTATTGTTCTAGTGGCCTGCAAAGATGAACACTCATGCATGCAACTTGAAGAATGCATCTTGAACAGTCCACAGAAG GTCATGCGGGAAGAATGGGAGAAGTACTTGCTGAGCAAAGTAGAGTTGCGTGACATACAAACACGTTATAAAAAGAAACCAAAGGATCCTAAAGGTTTTGGGATTCTCGATGGAGTGGTCCCGATAACACCTGCACAGAACACAGAAGCTAGCAACTGCATAAACAAGCTGGAACGCGATGCACTTATGGCAGCTGCATCAGAAATAAGAAATCAAGCCAAAAAGGACCATATTGTTGGAGAAGATCCCCAGCCTCATGATGGCATTGTAGGacatagaaaaggaaaaggaaaaggaaaagtaaGGAATAAGAAAGGCGTGGCTAATTTTCAGAGACATCCAGGGAGTGAAAACAATAATCATATTAAGGAAGCAGCAAGAGATGCTAaagttgaaatttcaaattcagaAAATGATGGTGAAAAAGATGAAAGCAATCCAGTGGCTGCAGGTGGTTTTTGTGAAGCCGCAAGCCACACTGCCTCTGTAGACGAACCGATTCTTCGGAAGCATACCACTGAAGAGTCGAATAGTACAGGATCCAGAACTGCTAAGCCGCTGCCACCGGTGCATTTTTATGCCCTAGAAAGTGATCAGCCTATACTTGACATTTTGAAGCCCTCTGTTATTATTGTTTATCATCCAGACATGACTTTTGTCAGGGAAATTGAAGTCTACAAAGCTGAGAATCCGTCAAAGAAGTTGAAAGTTTACTTTCTCTTCTATGAAGATTCTACTGAAGTACAAAAGTTTGAGGCTAGTATACGCAGGGAGAATGGTGCTTTTGAGTCTCTGATCAGGCAGAAATCAATGATGATAATTCCAGTTGATCAG GATGGGCGCTGCCTGGGACTAAATTCTTCTGTAGAGCCACAAGCCTCAAGTTCCCAAAACTCAATAACGAGAAAGGCaggtggaagaaaagaaattgagaaaGAGATGCAG gtCATAGTAGACATGAGGGAATTTATGAGCAGCCTTCCAAATGTTCTCCATCAGAAGGGCATGCGCATAATACCAGTAACCTTGGAAGTTGGGGATTATATTCTCTCACCATTAATATGTGTGGAGAGAAAGAGTATCCAAGATCTTTTTATGAGCTTCACATCAGGCCGTCTTTACCACCAAGTAGAGACAATGGTCCGCTATTATAGAATACCTGTTCTCCTGATTGAGTTTTCACAAGACAAAAGTTTTTCTTTTCAG TCCGCAAGTGATATTGGTGATGATGTTACGCCAAATAGTATTATATCTAAGCTGTCATTACTTGCTCTACATTTTCCCCGCTTGCGAATCATCTGGTCTCGCAGTCTGCATGCCACTGCTGAAATATTTGCTACACTTAAGGCAAATCAAGATGAACCTGATGACACAAAAGCAATTCGAGTCGGTGTTCCTTCTGAAGATGGTATTGTGGAAGATGATGTGAG AGCTGAAAACTACAATACATCTGCCATCGAGTTTCTGAGACGTCTCCCGGGCGTGACAGATTCAAATTACAGGGCTATAATGGAGGGGTGTAATAGCTTGGCAGAACTTGCCCTTCTTTCTGTAGAAAGGCTAGCCGAACTAATGGGTGGTCAGAAAGGTGCTAGGACTCTCAGGGAGTTCCTTGATGCAAAGTATCCAACCTTGTTATGA
- the LOC132176135 gene encoding DNA repair endonuclease UVH1 isoform X1: MVQFHELIIGDLLDDPNGGLVVLSSGLSLPKLISSLVLLHSSSPILPSRTVSELSADLPAHNRLSLYASNSAFFVTPRILTVDLLSRRLSPSLVSALVVPSAHSLSESSPDAFAVRLLLHRALSIFAFSDRPHSMVSAFAKAERTMKCLYVKKLHLWPRFHVNVADELERDPPVVVDVRVPMTRAMVGIQKAVLEVMDACLKEMRKTNKVDVEDLTVENGLFKSFDEIVRHQLDPIWHTLGKKTKQLVSDLKTLRKLLDYLVRYDAVTYLKYLDTLRVSESFRSVWIFAESSYKIFEYAKKRVYRFVRSDGVKLVHGQGKSVTGKKRKSKGGDKNEEEAAGGASSSIAGSGLVLEEVLEEAPKWKLLREILEEIEEERQKQALSREELLVEGEADDSGIVLVACKDEHSCMQLEECILNSPQKVMREEWEKYLLSKVELRDIQTRYKKKPKDPKGFGILDGVVPITPAQNTEASNCINKLERDALMAAASEIRNQAKKDHIVGEDPQPHDGIVGHRKGKGKGKVRNKKGVANFQRHPGSENNNHIKEAARDAKVEISNSENDGEKDESNPVAAGGFCEAASHTASVDEPILRKHTTEESNSTGSRTAKPLPPVHFYALESDQPILDILKPSVIIVYHPDMTFVREIEVYKAENPSKKLKVYFLFYEDSTEVQKFEASIRRENGAFESLIRQKSMMIIPVDQDGRCLGLNSSVEPQASSSQNSITRKAGGRKEIEKEMQVIVDMREFMSSLPNVLHQKGMRIIPVTLEVGDYILSPLICVERKSIQDLFMSFTSGRLYHQVETMVRYYRIPVLLIEFSQDKSFSFQSASDIGDDVTPNSIISKLSLLALHFPRLRIIWSRSLHATAEIFATLKANQDEPDDTKAIRVGVPSEDGIVEDDVRAENYNTSAIEFLRRLPGVTDSNYRAIMEGCNSLAELALLSVERLAELMGGQKGARTLREFLDAKYPTLL, encoded by the exons ATGGTCCAATTCCACGAGCTCATAATCGGAGACCTCCTGGATGACCCGAACGGCGGACTGGTGGTCCTCTCCTCCGGCCTCTCTCTCCCCAAGCTGATCTCCTCCCTCGTCCTCCTTCATTCTTCCTCCCCCATTCTCCCCTCCCGCACCGTCTCCGAACTCTCCGCCGACCTCCCCGCCCACAACCGCCTCTCCCTCTACGCCTCCAATTCTGCCTTCTTCGTCACCCCCCGCATCCTCACCGTTGACCTCCTCTCCCGCCGCCTCTCCCCCTCCCTCGTGTCCGCTCTCGTCGTCCCCTCCGCCCACTCCCTCTCCGAGTCCTCCCCCGACGCCTTCGCCGTTCGCCTCCTCCTCCACCGTGCCCTCTCCATCTTCGCCTTCTCCGACCGCCCCCACTCCATGGTCTCCGCCTTCGCCAAGGCCGAGCGCACCATGAAGTGCCTCTATGTCAAAAAGCTTCACCTCTGGCCCAGGTTCCACGTCAACGTTGCCGACGAACTCGAGAGGGACCCGCCGGTGGTTGTCGACGTTCGGGTTCCGATGACGCGGGCCATGGTGGGGATCCAGAAGGCCGTTCTGGAGGTCATGGACGCGTGTCTCAAGGAGATGCGGAAGACCAACAAGGTCGACGTGGAGGATCTCACGGTGGAGAATGGGCTGTTCAAGTCATTCGATGAGATCGTGAGGCACCAGCTCGACCCCATCTGGCATACCTTGGGGAAGAAGACCAAGCAGCTCGTTTCAGACTTGAAGACTCTGAGGAAGCTCTTGGATTATCTCGTTAG GTACGATGCAGTGACTTATTTGAAGTATTTGGATACACTGAGGGTGTCGGAGAGTTTTCGGTCGGTTTGGATATTTGCAGAGTCGAGCTATAAGATCTTTGAGTATGCAAAGAAACGGGTTTATCGTTTCGTGAGGTCTGATGGTGTGAAACTAGTACATGGGCAGGGTAAGAGTGTGACGGGCAAAAAGAGGAAATCCAAGGGGGGTGACAAGAATGAGGAAGAAG CAGCTGGTGGTGCTTCGTCGTCCATAGCAGGTAGTGGGTTAGTTTTGGAGGAAGTCTTGGAGGAGGCACCAAAGTGGAAGTTGTTACGT GAGATTCTTGAAGAGATAGAAGAGGAAAGACAAAAGCAGGCTTTGTCAAGAGAAGAGCTTCTGGTTGAAGGTGAAGCGGATGATAGTGGTATTGTTCTAGTGGCCTGCAAAGATGAACACTCATGCATGCAACTTGAAGAATGCATCTTGAACAGTCCACAGAAG GTCATGCGGGAAGAATGGGAGAAGTACTTGCTGAGCAAAGTAGAGTTGCGTGACATACAAACACGTTATAAAAAGAAACCAAAGGATCCTAAAGGTTTTGGGATTCTCGATGGAGTGGTCCCGATAACACCTGCACAGAACACAGAAGCTAGCAACTGCATAAACAAGCTGGAACGCGATGCACTTATGGCAGCTGCATCAGAAATAAGAAATCAAGCCAAAAAGGACCATATTGTTGGAGAAGATCCCCAGCCTCATGATGGCATTGTAGGacatagaaaaggaaaaggaaaaggaaaagtaaGGAATAAGAAAGGCGTGGCTAATTTTCAGAGACATCCAGGGAGTGAAAACAATAATCATATTAAGGAAGCAGCAAGAGATGCTAaagttgaaatttcaaattcagaAAATGATGGTGAAAAAGATGAAAGCAATCCAGTGGCTGCAGGTGGTTTTTGTGAAGCCGCAAGCCACACTGCCTCTGTAGACGAACCGATTCTTCGGAAGCATACCACTGAAGAGTCGAATAGTACAGGATCCAGAACTGCTAAGCCGCTGCCACCGGTGCATTTTTATGCCCTAGAAAGTGATCAGCCTATACTTGACATTTTGAAGCCCTCTGTTATTATTGTTTATCATCCAGACATGACTTTTGTCAGGGAAATTGAAGTCTACAAAGCTGAGAATCCGTCAAAGAAGTTGAAAGTTTACTTTCTCTTCTATGAAGATTCTACTGAAGTACAAAAGTTTGAGGCTAGTATACGCAGGGAGAATGGTGCTTTTGAGTCTCTGATCAGGCAGAAATCAATGATGATAATTCCAGTTGATCAG GATGGGCGCTGCCTGGGACTAAATTCTTCTGTAGAGCCACAAGCCTCAAGTTCCCAAAACTCAATAACGAGAAAGGCaggtggaagaaaagaaattgagaaaGAGATGCAG gtCATAGTAGACATGAGGGAATTTATGAGCAGCCTTCCAAATGTTCTCCATCAGAAGGGCATGCGCATAATACCAGTAACCTTGGAAGTTGGGGATTATATTCTCTCACCATTAATATGTGTGGAGAGAAAGAGTATCCAAGATCTTTTTATGAGCTTCACATCAGGCCGTCTTTACCACCAAGTAGAGACAATGGTCCGCTATTATAGAATACCTGTTCTCCTGATTGAGTTTTCACAAGACAAAAGTTTTTCTTTTCAG TCCGCAAGTGATATTGGTGATGATGTTACGCCAAATAGTATTATATCTAAGCTGTCATTACTTGCTCTACATTTTCCCCGCTTGCGAATCATCTGGTCTCGCAGTCTGCATGCCACTGCTGAAATATTTGCTACACTTAAGGCAAATCAAGATGAACCTGATGACACAAAAGCAATTCGAGTCGGTGTTCCTTCTGAAGATGGTATTGTGGAAGATGATGTGAG AGCTGAAAACTACAATACATCTGCCATCGAGTTTCTGAGACGTCTCCCGGGCGTGACAGATTCAAATTACAGGGCTATAATGGAGGGGTGTAATAGCTTGGCAGAACTTGCCCTTCTTTCTGTAGAAAGGCTAGCCGAACTAATGGGTGGTCAGAAAGGTGCTAGGACTCTCAGGGAGTTCCTTGATGCAAAGTATCCAACCTTGTTATGA
- the LOC132176185 gene encoding phospho-2-dehydro-3-deoxyheptonate aldolase 2, chloroplastic-like: protein MALTLKGSVNLTPPTITKAFALKPHFLTPLHFTTTKHTPSVSSSSSSSVTDNANTSSGPSNWAPHSWKSKKARQLPDYPDPDEFRSVIQTLESFPPIVFAGEARKLEERLAQAAMGEAFLLQGGDCAESFKEFNGNNIRDTFRVLLQMGIALTFGAQIPVIKVGRMAGQFAKPRSEPYEIQDGVKLPSYRGDNINGDAFDEKSRIPDPQRLIRAYLQSVGTLNLLRAFATGGYAAMQRVSEWNLDFVVHSEQGDRYIELAQRVDEALGFMAAAGVTVNHPIMNTIEFWTSHECLHLPYEQALTRVDSTSGCYYDCSAHMLWVGERTRQLDGAHVEFLRGVSNPLGIKVSDKMDPKELVKLCEILNPHNKPGRLTIITRMGADNMRVKLPHLIRAVRQAGLLVTWVSDPMHGNTIKAPSGLKTRPFDAIRDELRAFFDVHEQEGSYPGGVHLEMTGQNVTECIGGSKTVTFDDLSSRYHTHCDPRLNASQSLELAFAIAERLRKKRLKSVKNFQRGQR from the exons atggcTCTTACTCTCAAGGGCTCTGTTAATCTCACCCCCCCAACGATCACCAAAGCCTTCGCTCTCAAACCCCACTTCCTCACCCCTCTCCACTTCACCACCACAAAACACACCCCATCCGTCtcttcctcatcatcatcatcagtcACAGACAACGCTAACACTTCATCTGGTCCTTCAAACTGGGCCCCGCACTCGTGGAAGTCCAAGAAGGCCCGCCAGCTCCCGGACTACCCGGACCCGGATGAGTTCAGGTCGGTCATCCAGACCCTGGAGTCCTTCCCGCCCATTGTGTTCGCCGGCGAGGCCCGCAAGCTCGAGGAGCGGCTGGCCCAGGCCGCCATGGGCGAGGCCTTTTTGCTTCAGGGCGGGGACTGTGCCGAGAGCTTCAAGGAGTTCAATGGGAATAACATTCGGGACACTTTCCGGGTCTTGTTGCAAATGGGCATCGCCCTCACCTTTGGCGCCCAAATCCCCGTCATCAAG GTAGGAAGGATGGCAGGGCAATTTGCAAAACCTAGGTCAGAACCTTATGAGATTCAAGACGGTGTGAAGCTTCCTAGTTATCGGGGAGACAATATCAACGGTGACGCCTTTGATGAGAAATCTAGAATACCTGATCCGCAAAGGTTGATCAGAGCATACCTCCAATCTGTTGGCACACTGAATCTCCTTAGAGCATTTGCCACTGGTGGGTACGCTGCCATGCAGAGAGTTTCAGAGTGGAATCTTGATTTTGTGGTACACAGTGAGCAGGGGGACAG GTACATTGAACTTGCACAAAGAGTAGATGAAGCCCTGGGGTTCATGGCTGCTGCTGGGGTTACTGTAAATCATCCCATAATGAACACAATTGAGTTTTGGACATCTCATGAATGCCTCCATTTACCTTATGAGCAAGCCTTGACTAGGGTAGATTCAACATCAGGGTGTTACTATGACTGTTCTGCTCACATGCTTTGGGTGGGTGAGAGGACTCGGCAGTTGGATGGTGCACATGTTGAATTCCTCCGGGGTGTTTCCAATCCTCTTGGCATAAAG GTGAGTGACAAGATGGATCCAAAGGAGCTTGTGAAATTGTGTGAAATTCTCAACCCTCATAACAAGCCTGGAAGATTAACAATAATAACGCGAATGGGGGCAGATAACATGAGGGTAAAGCTCCCCCATCTGATTAGAGCTGTGCGCCAGGCTGGGCTTCTTGTCACATGGGTTAGTGATCCCATGCATGGGAACACCATAAAGGCTCCTTCCGGTCTCAAGACGCGGCCGTTCGATGCAATCCGA GATGAGTTGAGGGCTTTCTTTGATGTTCATGAACAAGAGGGGAGCTACCCTGGGGGAGTTCATCTGGAGATGACTGGGCAGAATGTAACAGAGTGCATTGGAGGGTCAAAGACAGTGACTTTTGATGACTTGAGCTCCAGATATCATACACACTGTGACCCCAG